A genomic region of Bernardetia sp. ABR2-2B contains the following coding sequences:
- a CDS encoding ABC transporter ATP-binding protein — MSQSQSVIRVEDLGKKYVIGQDQQGNYQSLRDVITDKVKSVFSKKKETNDFKDFWALKDVSFDIQQGDRVGIIGRNGAGKSTLLKVLSRITEPTTGSISIKGRVASLLEVGTGFHPELSGRENIFLNGAILGMGRKEIKSKFDEIVDFSEIEKFLDTPVKRYSSGMYVRLAFAVAAHLEPEILIVDEVLAVGDSKFQKKCLGKMGEVSSQGRTILFVSHNTTFVRSLCNKGIWLDKGQVRQTGTTSEVINNYLSSMHDQVFDENSEIHNSLNRRGRGDARFSKIVITDTNDIELPNFLSGQNIKFNFETKINEPLSSLFISFLFKSSTGEIITNTKKQDISIFLRPNEKNYTISFSIILENTPFRAGEYDMYFWLGQSVETFFDIVDSVLPPLQITTDKNEDELAYNPAAPHGFFDINTHVVAAK; from the coding sequence ATGAGTCAAAGCCAAAGTGTCATTCGTGTTGAAGATTTAGGAAAAAAATATGTTATAGGACAAGACCAACAAGGAAACTATCAGTCTTTACGAGATGTAATTACTGACAAGGTAAAATCTGTTTTTTCTAAAAAAAAGGAAACCAATGACTTTAAAGATTTTTGGGCATTAAAGGATGTTAGTTTTGATATACAACAAGGCGACAGAGTAGGAATTATTGGTCGTAATGGAGCTGGGAAATCTACGCTCTTGAAAGTATTGAGCCGTATTACAGAACCCACAACAGGTAGTATTTCTATCAAAGGACGTGTAGCAAGTCTTTTAGAAGTAGGAACAGGTTTTCATCCCGAGCTATCAGGTAGAGAAAATATTTTTCTTAATGGAGCTATTTTGGGAATGGGAAGAAAAGAAATTAAATCTAAATTTGATGAAATTGTTGATTTTTCTGAAATAGAAAAGTTTTTGGATACTCCTGTAAAACGCTACTCTTCAGGTATGTATGTACGTCTAGCCTTTGCTGTGGCTGCACATTTAGAACCTGAAATCCTGATTGTAGATGAAGTATTGGCTGTTGGAGATAGCAAATTTCAGAAAAAATGCTTGGGAAAAATGGGAGAAGTTTCTAGCCAAGGTAGAACTATTTTGTTTGTTAGTCATAACACTACTTTTGTCAGAAGTCTTTGTAATAAGGGAATTTGGTTAGATAAAGGACAAGTTAGACAGACAGGAACAACAAGTGAAGTAATTAATAACTACTTATCTTCTATGCACGACCAAGTATTTGATGAAAATAGTGAAATTCATAATAGCTTGAACAGAAGAGGAAGAGGAGATGCTCGTTTTAGTAAAATCGTAATTACTGATACAAATGATATAGAGCTTCCTAATTTTTTGAGTGGTCAGAATATCAAATTTAATTTTGAAACAAAAATTAACGAACCTCTATCTTCGCTTTTTATATCTTTTCTATTCAAATCCTCTACTGGAGAAATTATAACCAATACAAAAAAACAAGATATTTCTATCTTTCTTCGTCCAAATGAAAAAAATTACACTATTTCTTTTTCTATTATACTAGAAAATACTCCTTTTCGTGCAGGAGAGTATGATATGTATTTTTGGCTAGGGCAATCTGTCGAAACCTTTTTTGATATTGTAGATTCTGTTTTACCTCCTCTTCAAATTACTACAGATAAAAATGAAGATGAGTTGGCATATAACCCAGCAGCTCCTCATGGTTTTTTTGATATAAATACGCATGTTGTTGCAGCAAAATAA
- the cysD gene encoding sulfate adenylyltransferase subunit CysD produces the protein MKYNFSHLDQLEAEAIYIMRETVAQFENIALLFSGGKDSITLLHLARKAFYPAQIPFPLLHIDTGHNFTEAIEFRDYLVEKTNTELLVRYVQDTINQGKAKEETGYTASRNKLQSITLLDAIEELKLDACFGGGRRDEEKARAKERFFSHRDSFGEWSPKNQRPEVWNLFNGKKQHDENFRIFPLSNWTELDVWQYVEREKLELPSLYFTHQRECFVRDGVIMGVTDFMQLRPEEEKKIMQVRFRTLGDATCTGAIESPASSVSEIVNEVAAMRLTERAGRADDLRSEAAMEDRKKEGYF, from the coding sequence ATGAAGTATAATTTTTCTCATCTTGACCAACTTGAAGCAGAAGCAATTTATATAATGCGTGAAACAGTTGCTCAATTTGAAAATATAGCATTACTTTTTTCAGGAGGAAAAGACTCAATCACACTTCTTCATTTAGCTCGTAAGGCATTTTACCCTGCCCAAATTCCATTTCCATTATTGCATATTGATACAGGGCATAATTTTACAGAAGCTATTGAATTTAGAGATTATTTAGTAGAAAAAACAAATACGGAGCTTCTTGTTCGTTATGTTCAAGACACTATTAATCAAGGGAAAGCAAAGGAAGAGACAGGTTATACAGCAAGTAGAAATAAATTACAGAGTATTACACTTTTAGATGCCATTGAAGAACTAAAACTTGATGCTTGTTTTGGAGGAGGAAGAAGAGATGAAGAAAAAGCACGAGCAAAAGAACGCTTTTTTTCTCATAGAGATAGTTTTGGAGAATGGAGTCCAAAAAATCAGCGTCCAGAAGTATGGAATTTGTTTAATGGAAAGAAACAACACGATGAAAATTTTAGAATCTTTCCTCTTTCCAACTGGACAGAACTAGATGTTTGGCAATATGTAGAACGAGAAAAATTAGAATTACCTTCACTTTACTTTACTCATCAAAGAGAATGTTTTGTTAGAGATGGTGTAATTATGGGGGTTACAGATTTTATGCAACTTCGCCCAGAAGAAGAAAAAAAAATAATGCAAGTGCGTTTTCGTACCTTAGGTGATGCTACCTGTACGGGTGCGATAGAATCTCCAGCTTCTAGTGTTTCTGAAATCGTAAATGAAGTAGCAGCTATGCGTCTGACTGAAAGAGCAGGAAGAGCAGATGATTTGCGTTCGGAAGCTGCTATGGAAGACCGTAAGAAAGAAGGGTATTTTTAA
- a CDS encoding tetratricopeptide repeat protein, protein MSYKKYQIQEKRFYKKYIALITTMITTLLTTILITFSSFAQNLQANDATVAYQQGKQQEKNASTTAHYEKAFQLYEKSAYLGYDSAQVALAQFYELGIGTKTNFLKAADLYQRALEQGNAQAAFRLGNLYEKGNGVEQNMEQAALCYLQAWGGKYPRASEALERIDAKRWLSSDLPTYRFYLAMNNDKNAQYQLGKTYLDTKSNVRPNWVKAKFWLQKAAKNNSVEAQLLLAKTYEEGEVIEKNNDLATNYYNQAARQNSEIALLWLENQQLQENLESIRLTKNTNNVAKNEVVTVNHFEEGVKAWNMKNNEVAYAHFQKVSSKKNPQVLKYLAIMHKDNLIASSNLSEAILYLNDYIKIYTEDAEGYKLLGEIYLAKKQKSEAKYYFEQAEKKGIKITKEVWASLD, encoded by the coding sequence ATGAGTTATAAAAAATATCAAATACAGGAAAAACGATTTTACAAAAAATATATAGCACTTATTACTACAATGATAACTACCTTACTTACAACTATTCTTATTACATTTTCTTCTTTTGCTCAAAACCTACAAGCAAATGATGCAACTGTTGCATACCAACAAGGCAAACAGCAAGAGAAAAATGCTTCAACAACAGCCCATTATGAAAAAGCATTTCAGTTGTATGAGAAATCAGCTTATTTGGGCTATGATTCTGCACAAGTTGCTCTTGCACAGTTTTATGAGTTAGGAATAGGAACAAAAACAAATTTTTTGAAGGCCGCTGATTTGTATCAACGTGCTTTAGAGCAAGGAAATGCACAAGCTGCTTTTCGTTTAGGAAATTTGTATGAAAAAGGAAACGGCGTAGAGCAAAATATGGAACAGGCAGCTCTTTGCTACTTACAAGCGTGGGGAGGTAAATATCCTCGTGCTTCGGAAGCTTTAGAGCGTATAGATGCAAAGCGTTGGTTGTCTTCAGATTTGCCTACTTATCGTTTTTATTTAGCTATGAATAATGATAAGAATGCACAGTATCAGCTAGGAAAAACGTATTTAGATACAAAATCAAATGTAAGACCAAATTGGGTAAAAGCTAAATTTTGGTTGCAAAAAGCAGCAAAAAATAATTCTGTAGAGGCTCAACTTCTTTTGGCAAAAACGTATGAAGAGGGAGAAGTTATAGAAAAAAATAATGATTTAGCTACTAATTATTACAATCAAGCTGCAAGACAAAACAGTGAGATAGCTTTATTATGGCTAGAAAATCAACAACTTCAAGAAAACCTTGAAAGTATTAGGCTTACAAAAAATACGAATAATGTCGCTAAAAATGAAGTTGTAACAGTTAATCACTTTGAAGAAGGTGTAAAAGCTTGGAATATGAAAAATAATGAAGTTGCTTATGCTCATTTTCAAAAAGTGTCTTCTAAAAAGAATCCTCAAGTTTTAAAATATTTAGCCATTATGCACAAAGATAATTTGATTGCATCATCAAATCTATCAGAAGCAATTTTGTATCTAAATGATTATATAAAAATTTATACAGAAGATGCAGAAGGTTACAAGCTTTTAGGTGAAATTTACCTAGCCAAAAAACAAAAGTCAGAAGCTAAATATTATTTTGAACAAGCAGAAAAAAAAGGAATTAAGATAACAAAAGAGGTTTGGGCTTCACTAGATTAG
- a CDS encoding 7-carboxy-7-deazaguanine synthase QueE: protein MEAFYTLQGEGVFMGHAAYFIRLGGCDVGCFWCDVKESWDKEAHPKQSISQIVKEASSFPARLVVITGGEPLMHDLEELTTALKKEGFSVHIETSGAHPLSGTLDWITLSPKRFKKPLPAIYEKAHELKMVVYTLSDLEWAQKEAKKVSDSCKLLIQPEWSKSSKNLPILIEFVKENPRWQVSLQTHKFMDIP from the coding sequence ATGGAAGCTTTTTATACCCTTCAAGGGGAAGGCGTTTTTATGGGACATGCAGCTTATTTTATCCGACTGGGAGGTTGTGATGTAGGTTGTTTTTGGTGCGATGTAAAAGAATCGTGGGATAAAGAAGCACATCCAAAGCAATCTATTTCTCAAATTGTAAAAGAAGCAAGTTCTTTTCCTGCTCGTTTGGTCGTCATTACGGGAGGAGAGCCATTGATGCACGATTTGGAAGAGCTTACGACGGCATTAAAAAAAGAAGGTTTTAGTGTTCATATCGAAACTTCAGGGGCGCATCCACTTTCAGGAACTTTAGACTGGATTACGCTTTCTCCAAAAAGATTTAAAAAGCCACTACCAGCTATTTACGAGAAAGCTCACGAGCTAAAAATGGTCGTTTATACACTTAGTGATTTGGAGTGGGCGCAAAAAGAAGCCAAAAAAGTTTCGGATTCTTGCAAACTACTTATTCAACCAGAATGGAGCAAGAGCAGCAAAAACTTACCTATTTTGATAGAGTTTGTAAAAGAGAATCCTAGATGGCAAGTTTCTTTACAGACACACAAGTTTATGGATATTCCTTAA
- a CDS encoding TraB/GumN family protein, which yields MPIPSYLIGLLFSLAFFFTSTFVKAQLLWEISGNNIQQKSYLFGTVHVGDERVIDYASNIYPYMDNSLTVAGELDLNFMTSILAIGYIMSPSDSTLSKLLTKEEYQEIKPYLTENIGALAPFLDMVRPIFIMAMLQEKEQEELAKSISTSKEEEAANVEKFPALDMYLQNRARKNDQKVIGLETVKEQMTALNSTPIDKQAKELYNYIIEKNTKEEEVEDSAKVEIDIAVVEKNDTTLVEIEDATSPIETLISLYLSENIELLHEQISSEFEKESYQSLIVRRNIQMTKRMDEQIKKELTKEDKKSKKNIIFAAVGAGHLGGEKGMVNLLKEAGYTLTPIFFNKEKEVEK from the coding sequence ATGCCTATTCCTTCCTATCTAATTGGTTTGCTTTTTTCTCTTGCCTTCTTCTTTACCTCTACTTTTGTAAAGGCTCAACTTCTTTGGGAAATAAGTGGAAATAACATCCAACAAAAATCATATCTTTTCGGAACTGTTCACGTAGGAGATGAACGTGTGATTGATTATGCTTCAAATATTTATCCGTATATGGATAATTCATTGACAGTAGCTGGAGAACTAGATTTGAACTTTATGACTTCTATTTTAGCTATTGGTTATATTATGTCTCCATCAGATTCAACGCTTTCAAAGTTATTAACCAAAGAAGAATACCAAGAAATCAAGCCTTACTTGACAGAAAATATAGGGGCATTAGCTCCCTTTTTGGATATGGTTCGTCCTATTTTTATTATGGCAATGTTACAAGAAAAGGAACAAGAAGAACTTGCAAAATCAATCAGCACATCTAAGGAAGAAGAAGCTGCAAACGTCGAAAAATTTCCTGCCTTAGATATGTATTTACAAAACAGAGCGAGAAAAAACGACCAAAAAGTAATTGGTTTGGAAACTGTAAAAGAGCAAATGACTGCATTAAACTCTACGCCAATAGACAAACAAGCAAAAGAATTATATAATTATATTATAGAAAAAAACACAAAAGAAGAAGAAGTTGAAGATTCTGCAAAAGTAGAAATCGACATTGCTGTTGTGGAAAAAAATGATACAACTTTAGTAGAAATAGAAGATGCAACCAGTCCAATAGAAACTCTTATTTCACTTTATTTGAGTGAAAATATAGAACTATTACACGAACAAATTTCTAGTGAGTTTGAAAAAGAATCTTATCAATCGCTGATTGTAAGGCGAAACATTCAGATGACAAAACGAATGGACGAGCAAATAAAAAAAGAACTAACCAAAGAAGACAAAAAAAGTAAGAAAAATATTATTTTTGCAGCCGTAGGCGCTGGTCATTTGGGTGGCGAAAAAGGAATGGTAAATTTATTAAAAGAAGCAGGTTATACACTCACACCTATTTTTTTTAATAAAGAAAAAGAAGTTGAAAAATAA
- a CDS encoding Hsp20/alpha crystallin family protein: MMTIDKTLTKKLALQSQAENIASGGTVPTKMFLSEEENGYLLRLTAASVKPNSYKIEVRQGHLIIMSLVKISEFEGVPRFMQAFPILPHVDSNGIEARYINGELQVFAPFTEDNQTGDNRKINIDF, from the coding sequence ATGATGACGATAGATAAAACCTTAACCAAAAAACTTGCTTTACAATCACAAGCTGAAAATATAGCTAGTGGAGGAACAGTTCCTACAAAAATGTTTCTTTCAGAAGAAGAAAATGGATATTTACTTCGCCTAACAGCAGCATCTGTAAAGCCAAACTCATATAAAATAGAAGTTCGTCAAGGGCATTTAATCATTATGTCTTTGGTCAAAATTAGTGAATTTGAAGGTGTTCCACGTTTTATGCAAGCTTTTCCTATCCTACCTCATGTAGATTCGAATGGAATTGAAGCTCGTTACATAAATGGAGAACTTCAAGTTTTTGCTCCCTTTACTGAAGACAACCAAACAGGTGATAATAGAAAAATAAATATAGATTTCTGA